TACAACACTTGGCTCTGCGCATGGTCTTTCATGCGTGATGCGAGCAAGAGGAAGACGGGTGTGAAGCGGTCCTCATCGACTCTCTTCAAGCGTTGCGATGTGTGATCGGACTGCGTGGCTTCAATGCTTCGATCGATGATTCGGTCGATGCTTCGATGCGGTCATGCGAACGCTTGGCGACAGCCCGCGATGATCGATCGACGCGTGTCCTGTTGCTTAGTTGTGGTGCGATGCAAGCGAAGATGAAAGCGCGTTCGGCTGCGGTTGCGTTGCGGCTGCGCTCGATGACGCTTGCGTGCTGAGCGACGTGTCTTCGTTGCCTTCGCGCGCTTCGAATTCGTGCCGAAGTTTAGCATTCGCGGCCTTGCTTTACCACTATATATTGTGTCCGATCTAGCGCTGCTCTACTACCTATAGCGCGTGGAGTCAACGCCTCAAAGGGTTCAGCAATGAGCGCAGATTGTTGTGATCGATCTCGTGCATGAGCGCAAGCAACGCACCGAGCTTGCCTTCAGGAAAACCCTCACGCGCGAACCACGCGAGATAGTGACCGGGCAAGTCGGCGATGAGTCTGTCCTTGTACTTGCCGTAAGGCATGGTCTGCGTCACGAGACGCTGCAGGTCTTGCGGGTCCATCGTGTCTTCACTCCTCGTTGGGTTGAT
The Caballeronia sp. M1242 DNA segment above includes these coding regions:
- a CDS encoding DUF3820 family protein — its product is MDPQDLQRLVTQTMPYGKYKDRLIADLPGHYLAWFAREGFPEGKLGALLALMHEIDHNNLRSLLNPLRR